The segment TGACGAATGTAAGGGCGAGATCGCGGGGGCGTTTGCCAAGGCTGTCGCACCCTACACTGAAACTGTCTTCGCTGCTTTTGCAAAGATAGAAGAGTCTCCAGCAACCGAAGCTGGAATCAGCCATGCAAAGGTTGGTAATTGGGATGCTGCGATTGCTAGCTTTGAAACCGTACCTGCAACACAGTCCATGGCGGAACCTGAAGTTCAGGCCAAAACGTGGTGGAACCTCGGATTGGCTTATGAGTACAACTTTCAGTTCGGTAAAGCACAAGAGATGGTTCAAAAGGCCTACGGCCTCTACCCAGACTCGCGCTACCAAATGGAAATGCAGAGCATCGGTCTGCTTCAGAAAAACCAAGAGAAGCTTAAGCAGCAAGAATACAAAGGTGATGAAGCAGCCGTACCAGCTGGTTCCTAAAAGCCCATACCACCATCTACATCGATGGTGCGTGCATTAAAATAATCACACTCTAGAATAAAGCGTACCGCGAGCCATAGATCTTCCGGTACGCCTATTCGCCCCACTGGGATTGCCGCCACTGCAGCCTCCCTGGCCTTTTGATTCATACCCCTCGTCATAGGTGTTTCGACCATGCCCGGTGCGATGGCGCCAACCCGTATACCGTAAGAGGCGAATTCACGGGCCCAAGTCACAGTATTGGCCGCCAATGCAGCCTTGGATGCTACGTAATTTGATTGGCCTCGGTTTCCATGGCGCGAAATACTGCTCATATTCACAATCACGCCGGGCGAATCACCGCGCCGAACCATCCCCGCCACCACTTCGCGCGCCATCCATGTTGGCCCATTTAGGTTTGTTGCAATCACTTGATCCCACTTTTCCCGTGCCAAAGTGGTTACCTCTCCCGTCTTCCTATCTTTGCGAACGAGTAAGCCGTCGCGAATCACTCCAGCGTTATTGATGAGCGCATTCACACCCCCGGCAACCTCATTGGCCCAGCTCACAAACTCCTCGCAAGCCTGCTCATCGCTTACGTCGCAAACTTTA is part of the Deltaproteobacteria bacterium genome and harbors:
- a CDS encoding SDR family oxidoreductase; this encodes KVCDVSDEQACEEFVSWANEVAGGVNALINNAGVIRDGLLVRKDRKTGEVTTLAREKWDQVIATNLNGPTWMAREVVAGMVRRGDSPGVIVNMSSISRHGNRGQSNYVASKAALAANTVTWAREFASYGIRVGAIAPGMVETPMTRGMNQKAREAAVAAIPVGRIGVPEDLWLAVRFILECDYFNARTIDVDGGMGF